A genomic window from Megalobrama amblycephala isolate DHTTF-2021 linkage group LG2, ASM1881202v1, whole genome shotgun sequence includes:
- the hykk.2 gene encoding hydroxylysine kinase, translated as MPTAVKQEEEEPVVSQVQHSSAAMATKESKPNLSHSQVMEIIKRVYGLTVSIIRPMPSYDDQNFYVAPSEGGEYVLKIMNSADSHNITVIELQSHSMNFLHQRGLPVQTTLPTLTGQLMSMEEFDCGFGMQKYLVRLLTYLPGTTIAKITCSPQILYDVGKMAATLDTVLLQMEHPNITALQRENFIWKLTSIPLLNQYIHVMDGDPVQKVVKAVIEQYQVQVMPKLPLFRKCINHGDFNDHNLLVKPDGPSEYKISGILDFSDMSCGYFIFELAITIMYMMIENPNPVDVGGPVVAGWESVLPLSEAERDSLYLLVLCRFCQSLVLARHAVIQQPENEEYLMTTARTGVRHLCRLWELGKEEVEKIWFQSAAQFSQP; from the exons atgccaaccgccgtaaaacaagaagaagaagaaccagtTGTCTCACAAGTCCAACATTCCTCAGCAG CCATGGCAACAAAAGAATCAAAGCCAAATCTCAGCCATTCCCAGGTTATGGAGATTATCAAACGAGTCTATGGTTTGACCGTGTCCATTATTCGACCGATGCCCAGTTATGATGATCAGAACTTTTACGTAGCTCCCAGTGAGGGTGGAGAATATGTGTTAAAGATTATGAACTCAGCAGACAGTCACAACATCACTGTTATTGAGCTACAATCTCACTCAATGAACTTCTTACACCAAAGAGGCCTTCCTGTCCAGACCACTCTGCCCACTCTGACTGGTCAACTCATGAGCATGGAAGAATTTG ATTGTGGTTTTGGCATGCAGAAATATTTAGTGCGCTTACTTACCTACCTGCCTGGCACTACCATAGCCAAAATTACCTGCAGTCCTCAGATCTTGTATGACGTTGGGAAAATGGCCGCCACATTGGATACAGTATTACTGCAA ATGGAGCATCCAAACATCACTGCCCTTCAGAGAGAAAATTTTATATGGAAACTCACCAGCATTCCGCTCTTAAATCAGTATATTCATGTGATGGATGGGGATCCTGTACAAAAGGTTGTTAAAGCAGTTATTGAGCAGTACCAGGTCCAAGTCATGCCAAAGCTACCATTGTTTCGCAAGT GCATTAACCATGGAGACTTCAATGACCACAATCTCTTGGTGAAACCTGATGGACCCTCAGAGTACAAAATCTCTGGGATTCTTGATTTTTCAGACATGAGCTgtggttattttatatttgagcTAGCCATAACTATCATGTACATGATGATTGAGAATCCCAATCCGGTCGATGTCGGAGGGCCAGTGGTGGCGGGATGGGAAAGTGTTTTACCTCTTAGTGAGGCAGAAAGAGACTCGCTGTATTTGCTGGTTCTGTGTCGGTTCTGCCAGTCCCTGGTTCTGGCCCGGCATGCTGTGATACAGCAGCCAGAGAATGAGGAGTACTTGATGACCACTGCCAGAACAGGTGTGCGGCACCTCTGCCGTCTTTGGGAGCTGGGTAAAGAAGAAGTGGAAAAAATATGGTTCCAGAGTGCTGCACAGTTCAGCCAACCTTGA